A region from the Mycolicibacterium phlei genome encodes:
- a CDS encoding BREX system ATP-binding domain-containing protein, with the protein MISETISERRAIEALRAGVPNGDAVRALGSGQTAIVKRFDDALANAGQAEATTATGFVISGTFGSGKSHLVEELHQRALAANFVSSKVSISKETPLHLPAKVVHAVVGAMQAKDKPEGLLLDMVLGYRSDRQVAQDFKKWCGTKSSGVSIMFRSLLELRDVGIEDLEVVDLVVRYFSGETIPITSIRRHINEYELDVPTEVVVAADRPWQTIRFLSRFCQVNGYRGWAIFLDETELISKYGPISRARAYEQLGRWLGLRPGHRVAGTAVVATVIDDFAYEVLGNKGDRWHMPGLLREGRRPADVVGAPFAEAAISAIDDALHLNPMTEAELRKAHDILRTAHARAYGWEAPELEVEFRRHQPTRLYIRRWINEWDLRRLYGKRDLELADREDIELDFREDDVFEGPDWEE; encoded by the coding sequence ATGATCAGCGAGACGATCTCTGAGCGCCGTGCGATCGAAGCGCTGCGTGCAGGCGTGCCCAACGGAGATGCAGTCAGGGCCCTGGGCAGTGGTCAGACGGCGATCGTCAAAAGGTTCGATGATGCACTCGCCAACGCAGGACAGGCCGAGGCGACTACTGCGACTGGGTTCGTGATTTCCGGGACCTTCGGATCGGGCAAATCCCATCTTGTTGAGGAACTCCATCAGCGCGCACTCGCAGCGAATTTCGTCTCGAGCAAGGTCTCGATAAGCAAGGAAACGCCTCTGCATCTTCCCGCCAAGGTGGTGCATGCGGTTGTGGGCGCGATGCAGGCGAAAGACAAGCCCGAGGGACTACTGCTGGACATGGTGCTCGGATACAGGTCCGACAGGCAGGTTGCGCAAGACTTCAAGAAGTGGTGCGGCACCAAGTCTTCAGGTGTCTCTATCATGTTCAGGTCGCTGCTCGAACTGCGAGACGTGGGCATCGAAGATCTTGAGGTTGTCGACCTTGTTGTGCGGTACTTCAGCGGCGAGACCATCCCCATCACGTCCATACGGCGACACATAAACGAGTACGAGCTGGACGTTCCAACCGAAGTCGTTGTGGCTGCTGACAGGCCGTGGCAGACGATACGGTTCCTGTCGAGATTCTGCCAGGTCAACGGGTACAGAGGCTGGGCCATTTTCCTGGACGAGACAGAGCTCATATCAAAGTACGGTCCGATTTCGCGGGCTCGCGCGTATGAGCAACTTGGCCGGTGGCTCGGCCTGCGGCCTGGGCACAGGGTCGCAGGAACCGCAGTGGTTGCCACAGTGATCGATGACTTCGCCTACGAGGTGCTCGGCAATAAGGGGGACCGTTGGCACATGCCGGGGTTACTGAGGGAGGGGCGGCGTCCCGCGGACGTGGTTGGCGCGCCCTTTGCGGAAGCCGCTATCTCTGCGATCGATGACGCTCTGCACCTGAATCCGATGACAGAGGCGGAGTTACGGAAGGCGCACGACATTCTGCGCACCGCGCACGCTCGGGCGTACGGCTGGGAGGCTCCAGAACTCGAGGTTGAGTTCCGGCGCCACCAACCCACTCGCCTCTACATACGACGTTGGATCAATGAGTGGGATCTTCGCCGGTTGTACGGGAAGAGAGATCTCGAGCTTGCCGACAGGGAGGATATCGAGCTCGACTTCAGAGAGGATGACGTTTTCGAGGGCCCTGATTGGGAGGAGTGA
- a CDS encoding NERD domain-containing protein — translation MSITPDEHPRLNASERSTYQALIDQLEPNDLVVPGQRVTDHLKDHEVDFVVAIEGAGIVCIEVKGGEVWHDGEAWRQIRGGRERTIHPVRQAREACYALRDFVEKDPRWTQGRLRWDHILVLPNTELPADFGLPDCPRWKVIDRTDLATLVDKLRYVLLKQELDRPLLTKEGIGQLAAALSGRGLPQRDVVARALANEDAADALTEHQAVILDAIRLLNRVEVRGGAGSGKTFLAMEQTRRLAQRGQRVALVCYSHGLASYLERVSATWPRRQQPAYVGEFHALGVQWGAPEGPDEALRTEETVQFWEHDLPLQMAELAAQLEPGHRFDAIVVDEAQDFADAWWDPLLAALKDPDESGLYVFTDEGQRVFDRHGSPPVPLVPLILDHNLRNTRQIANAFQPLVDHPMRYLGGEGPAVTFIPCAREEAMDAGDDQIELLLEQGWRPEDLALLTTGSRHPEQAERQKNGNKAYWDTFWDTDQVFYGHVLGFKGLERRCVVLVVNETGKFERSRERLYVGLSRARDQLVVCGDPDFIREVGGPDLVRRLNVPDG, via the coding sequence ATGAGCATCACACCCGACGAACACCCGCGGCTCAACGCATCCGAGCGCAGCACCTACCAGGCGCTGATCGACCAGCTCGAGCCCAACGACCTCGTCGTACCCGGCCAACGGGTCACCGACCACCTCAAGGATCACGAGGTCGACTTCGTCGTCGCGATCGAGGGCGCCGGCATCGTCTGCATCGAGGTCAAGGGCGGGGAGGTCTGGCACGACGGCGAGGCCTGGCGCCAGATCCGCGGCGGCCGCGAACGCACCATCCACCCGGTCCGGCAGGCCCGCGAAGCCTGCTACGCCCTGCGCGACTTCGTCGAGAAGGACCCCCGCTGGACCCAGGGCCGGCTGCGCTGGGACCACATCCTCGTCCTGCCCAACACCGAACTGCCCGCCGACTTCGGCCTGCCCGACTGCCCTCGCTGGAAGGTCATCGACCGCACCGACCTCGCGACCCTCGTCGACAAGCTCCGCTACGTCCTGCTGAAGCAGGAACTCGACCGGCCGCTGCTCACTAAGGAGGGCATCGGTCAGCTGGCCGCGGCGCTGTCCGGGCGGGGATTGCCCCAGCGCGACGTCGTCGCTCGCGCACTGGCCAACGAGGACGCCGCCGACGCCCTCACCGAGCACCAGGCCGTCATCCTCGACGCCATCCGGCTGCTCAACCGCGTCGAGGTCCGTGGCGGCGCCGGCAGTGGCAAGACCTTCCTGGCGATGGAACAGACCCGCCGGCTGGCCCAGCGCGGCCAGCGCGTCGCCCTCGTCTGCTACTCCCACGGCCTGGCCTCCTACCTCGAACGTGTCTCCGCGACCTGGCCGCGCCGCCAGCAGCCGGCCTACGTCGGCGAGTTTCACGCCCTCGGCGTGCAGTGGGGCGCCCCCGAAGGCCCCGACGAGGCGCTGCGCACCGAGGAGACCGTACAGTTCTGGGAACACGACCTGCCACTCCAGATGGCCGAGCTGGCAGCACAACTCGAACCGGGACACCGGTTCGACGCGATCGTCGTCGACGAGGCTCAGGACTTCGCCGACGCCTGGTGGGACCCGCTGCTGGCGGCGCTCAAGGACCCCGACGAGAGCGGCCTCTACGTCTTCACCGACGAGGGCCAGCGGGTGTTCGACCGCCACGGCTCCCCGCCGGTGCCTCTGGTCCCGCTGATCCTCGACCACAACCTGCGTAACACCCGCCAGATCGCCAACGCCTTCCAGCCGCTCGTCGACCACCCGATGCGCTACCTCGGCGGTGAAGGTCCCGCGGTCACCTTCATCCCCTGTGCCCGCGAGGAGGCGATGGACGCCGGCGACGACCAGATCGAACTGCTCCTTGAACAGGGCTGGCGGCCCGAGGATCTCGCGCTGCTGACCACAGGCAGCCGCCATCCTGAACAAGCTGAACGGCAGAAGAACGGCAACAAGGCCTACTGGGACACCTTCTGGGACACCGATCAGGTGTTCTACGGCCACGTTCTCGGCTTCAAAGGCCTCGAACGCCGCTGTGTGGTGCTCGTCGTCAACGAGACAGGGAAGTTCGAACGCTCCCGCGAGCGGCTCTACGTCGGATTGTCCCGCGCCCGTGACCAACTGGTGGTCTGCGGTGACCCCGACTTCATCCGCGAGGTCGGCGGACCGGATCTGGTTCGGCGCTTGAATGTGCCGGATGGTTAA